The Apium graveolens cultivar Ventura chromosome 3, ASM990537v1, whole genome shotgun sequence sequence agggagatcttctatacatctgtgatatcaaggaattttcagacatcaATCTCTACATAaatgaactagaagaagtaagagcaattgatgctcacaggAATCTCCCTGAAAGACAAGTGTTCAAATCCAAGGGTGGGAAAAAGATCATATGGTCctttcacaggattcttcaagaaagctgttctattttgataaaaatattctcatcattcaagaaaaattttgggtTCAATGTGACTGCTAAGAGAATGTtactaaagaagatagaagatctaaggagcaacaaagcctcagatgcactccaaggactctatcaattcccttcacatgaaatagagtgcatttgaggcctcactggctgatggaatttatggatgataaaggtgtaagaagattcttcataaTGGATGACCAATTGattatctctagcaatgagactctattgaaaatgcaagaaaaactggatctatcaaatgctgaagaacttgaatttcacagacaactccaatatcaaatagaagaaaattacaggaagcttggaaagaaatctagacaatcaaggaaatagaaaacatTTGTTTGAATAGAgaagcaccttgataatgattgtgcgaactctttgtacactttactttgttcaattttcaaataaactaTAGCACTTACaagttttatctaccataattatatctgtacatttagggtgttttgttatcatcaagtttttcttaatttatggctacaattccagtagacataaatcgggggagattgttaggaatataatGTGACGTTGATGATAAATTGAACAAAAAACCTTAATAGAATTTAACTTActatttttgtagctctcgacggatgttttaatatagtcccaacggatgatctgtatagtcccgatggatgataatttgacatccatcgagagtgtagcttatataacaataagtatTTTACCACATTTCTGTAAAAAATATTGTATTAGTTGAGTATAcactgtaggattctttaagtcatgttgactactagattgatatgtagaataggttggctaattgtaaatataagatgtcttgttaTTCTGCATAAGTAAAATAGAATCAAGTGACAGAATGGCTCTCGACGAATGATCTACATAGGCTCCCTAAGGATAATCaaaaaggctcccgacagatgatcaacataatcttgacggatgatgatattcaaaatagcagttgatagtgacaatacagtcacatgcatcgggtgtttgcaaatggaatgtggcagcctaattgtaggatttagagaacaaagaagcattacaatttccatgcaattatgaagatattcaaagatgttggatagagtaatgtagtagcatgaagttagactagatttagtttgtcttattgtcttgtcttactatcatgtaacttggtgatatataaaccaagtgtaggaagtagaacaacaactaataagcattattttcagagagatagataaagttgtatctattaagcatttctctgtattttttgtaagttctctgtgtgctattcaagcatcacagagttctcaactttatatatatctctggtggataagttcaaatccaccagaaagttttaaagtcTTGTTTTTTATTGCTTTgtattttgatttctattattctttcattccgcactactgcaaatcaaacacagttatatactaagtaagaacattctcaaaataagaaaaagtagccaaaattacattcaaccccccttctataattcttgttgcattgtttgagAATAACAAAAGGTTTTGCATACAGCGGTCTCAGATCAAGAACCTCTATTTTTGGATTTGGTTCGGGTGGATATTCCAAAGAAAACTTTTAGATTCAGATTCGATAATATGTGGCTCAAGGAGTCTGCTTTTATTGAGGAAGTTACAACTATGTGGAAGAGTCTCCCTAGAACTCATCTGTTACCCAAACTTTTTGCTGTATCATCATTCATGGCTAGGTGGGGTAAGTCATTTTTTCATAAGTTTCGTGAGAAACTGAAGTTGCATAAATCTTATTTAAGCAAGTTTGTTGATTGTATTCATGAGGTTAGTATTCAGGAGTATTTGAGGGAGAGAGATAAGTTGAATGAGTTGTTATTCCAGGAGGAGATTTACTGCAAACAACGGGCTAAGTTGCACTGGTTAGAAGATGGTGATGAAAACACTAGATTTTTCCATTCTTATGCTTATACAAGGAAAAGGATTAACAAGATTACATATTTTTATGGGGAAGTTGGGGTTCGAGTTGAAGATTGGAAGGGTATGAGTGAGGTGGTTCGAGATTATTTTACTAGATTGTTCACAAGGGAGGTGCAGGAAGGTGCGTTAGCTTATGAACAGGGGGTTAGAACTTTGTCGTGGGATCAGAATGTGAAGTTAATAGAGGAATTCAGTTTTTGAAGAGTTTACAATTATCGTTAAGCAAATGCATCCCAACAAATCGGCAGGTCCTGACGGGTTAAATCCAACATTTTTCCAGAAGTTTTGGTCATTAATGGGTGTGGATGTTTATGAGTATTGTAAAAGTTATTTGGAGTCAGCGGTGTTACCAGGTGAGTTAAACAGTACCAATGTGGTACTTATTCCGAAGAAAGGGGATGCTAATTGTATGAAGGACTTGCGATCGATTACTTTATGCAATATCCTTTATAAATTTCTAGCTAAGGTTTTGGCGAATCGGCTCCAGATGGTTTTTCTGGACATAATTTTGGAATATCAATTTacatttatgaaaaataaaaGCATAACAGATAATTTTCTAGTGGCTTTCGAAGTAATACATCATATTCGAACAAAAAAATAGGGGGGATGATGGAGAGGTTGCTTTAAAACTAGATATCATCCAGGCTTATGATCGTGTTAGTTGGAGGTACCTTCGACGTAGATTGAAAGTTATGGGTTTTTGTGATACTTGGGCTTCTTGGATGATGATGTGTGTTAAGTCTGTTTCATACAATTTTTGTTTGAATGGATCAAATATTGGGCTTATAGTTCCTAAAAGAGGGTTGCGTCAAGGTGATCTGTTTTCACCGTATCTTTTCTTGTTGTGTATTAAAGGTTTATCCAATATTATTGATCAAGCCAATAGGGATGGTATGTTTAAAGGTTGTTGCATTAGTCCTACAACACCTACTATTTTGCATCTTTTTTTTGCTGATGATAGTTTTTTATTCTTTAGAGGAACGGTTGAGGAGGCGGATAATGTCAAAACTTTGTTGGTTAATTATGAAAGATGTTCTGTCCAACCGgttaattttcaaaaatatggGGTTTTTTTAGTTCAAATGTTCGTCGTGATAAGAAACAACAACTTTCTTCGATTTTAGGTGTATTCAGTGACATATCTGACTCGAAGTACTTAGGTTTCCCCTCTCTTATGGGAAGATCAAAAAAGAGAGTTTTTGGGTACCTAAATGAAAGATCTAGAAAAAAGATTCATCCATGGCAGACTAAACCCATCTCACGAGCAAGGAAGACAATTTTGATTAGGAACGTGGCACAAGCAGTTCTTTCTTTCACTATATCTTGTGTCTTACTCCCTAAATCACATTGTCAGGATCTGGAGCGTTTGTTTAACAACTATTGGTGGAGTTTTGGAAAGGCTGGGAACAAGGGTATTAATTGGCATTCGTGAAGGAATATGGGGCTTCCTAAGAGTAAGGGTGGACTAGGTTTCAGAGATTTGTATGGTTTCAACATTGCGCTGTTAGGGAAACATTGTTAGAATTTTATGAGTAATCCTAAGTCACTTATCTCCAAATTAATTAAGGCAAGGTATTTTCTAACAACTCATGTTCTAAAAGCAATTAAAGGTCAGAGTGCGAGTTTCATTTGGAGTGGGACTTGGTTGGTAAAAGAAGAATTAAAAAGGGTATCCTGGTGGGTGTTAGGTAATGGGGTTTATATCGTGGCAACAAAGGATCAGTGACTGAGGAATAAAAGGGGTTTTATTGTGGAGCAAAGTCATAGATATGAGGTGCGTTCTGAGTATGTATCGAGTTtgttaaatgctataatttgGCATCAAAAAAATTTTGGTGTGAAAATAGCTCTTACATTTCAATGTTAATTCTATTTTACAACTAAAAAATTTCATGTTTAAATAACATTTTGTCCAACTCATTCATTTTAATTTAAAGTTTACCTCTTTGCACTTCATTGTTACGTATTCGATGATGTGGCAAGAATGATTATAGTCATCTTTGATCCTATATAGAAGACTAAATATCCACTTATCCATTTATTTATCCATGCATAATTATACATTGGAGTTTAATTTTATGATTTTGGTCTCATATTATAACTATAAAATTATATATAGCACTGCATaattagaatatatatatatatatatatatatatatatatagcactgtgttaggtaatgaatacaacagagtgggggtgaatgtgtttggatatttttaaggttttttgaatgtttgttatttggttaacaaagcagattagaaatgcagtaatattatgttagcTGAAATGAAACaatgcacacaatatttcaaaactcaattaattttataataaaatcaagctagtatatttctacaaatcctgggttcttttTAAGTAAAGAACTCAGTTTCTTCATTGAGAGAGTTACTagaaaaactagatctgtttgatacaatttaaaatcaaaggaccagtgtttactatatagattagtaaacacaggtttacacagcatgcaataagatgtactaaaccctactttaagttatctctaaagctttccatttttggcttagtgaATCCTTGCATATCCTGTGGAtatgtgactttcctttgtcagttaatcatggcttttgatcttgcactcttcaagttgcttttgtagacttttcaacctaagtgattagatcgtttattgatcgataatcttgaatctttaactttttagcattctgtacttgaggttcatatcaagatctccagtttgatctatagagaactggcatctcgataaatataatggcttatcgagatctcttagttctctataagtgtctttgacttgtcgaggtctctgagttctctataggtgaacttggcttgtcgaggtctccaaatttctgcatataaaaataacttgtcgatatctctgagatatctataagcattttgacttgtcgatatctctgagatctctaataagaaaattgacttgttgatatctccaatcttcacatcttcattttgacttgtcgatatctctaagttctctaatacagaaatgacttttcgatatctcagatttctctatatacattttgacttgtatatatctctgagatctctaatgataatttgacttgccaatatctccaatcttcatgtcttcatttggcttgtcgatatctctgagacttctctataagctgttttggacttctcgataagtcattatggagttctcgaatgacttctctatatgacttgatctgtgacttgtagatatcttgacttagaacatttttcctgaaacatatttattcaactccaagcttcttcacaatttctctgaggcatgatcttcttgatcttcttctagagtttattcttaggcttgagactgttcacaaaaaatacttcagtctaatctttgacatttttacaaactcaaataatacagtacaaaatacaaatttagattatcatacaactaattcttagggctatAATTTGATTTAGTTTTGTTAtaatacatgcatgtcttgcacaacaatctcccccaatttgtgagaagattgcttatcacaaattcatgcctggtaacaagactaaccccaagtaaCAATGAATACATACAGATTGATAGATTAAtaaatacaacttttatacacAGATAAATTACATGATTTCAATGAATACATTCATCACAAAAATTTCTCATAGCATGTTTCTTATttaatgaggtcctttaaattTACAAGCGATTGCAATTCCTTTATGATTTgtgtctgtaacacccccagatccggggtcggggatccgggttgtcacgagttccatttcccttagcAACACCCAATCTCATTAAACCATCAACTgctctgtattgtgaccccacaatatacacacacaccacgagttatagtctcagagatgaatactcaaaaataacacaagtcgttttattccacaattatatgccaatacaccttaaaaggttttctgaataaatttacattttttttgccattattacaattcatattatacataagtctggtacatcaaaagttaaaagcctagcctattggtagctcctacctcagctacagcggcatcaacgcttataggaaactgcggaacgtttcctatccgctcgcgaattgggagcttggtcctgttcatcttttctatctgatgttatgtgatgaaagaagaaagcaagggtgagcagcaagcccaccaaaataatatgtatactgattaacaatatatgagcatactcatagtactcatgaaagtcttggtcaaaagaaatgaaccaagtttgatatcttaatgcgatgaagtcgcaaactattcagtatatatacatatatacttttcacaatcttggaagtcctcttccatgcataatatacacaaagttccagtttataactgtataaaaatatcgttgcaaggtgatctcatatatctaaccttgtctcaacgtttttctgaaagtctttgtcattcataagacaaccattaactagatataagtttaaaaggtgaagttactagatactccaatatacttatatcttttccaaatgctacttgaactaccaccgttcaagttataattagttcaaaagttcatcacatagatgagactacaagaccagatttgaatagattaaatcttttaaaatatcatcaaaataaaatgaagttacgagatacttcatttgatgcacacatcattttgaaaacttgaccctgccaacactcaacaatcgcccaaccgtagcctttctatcgaagtactctgggtagtgttgcagaaatatccaattggatgatgaactcattacgggagtttgccgcgccaggaagaccacttacgatgatcagtcgtagtagtgcaaccccaccattttctatatgtagaggagaacctgtcggatttacttgtcaaccgaacactgaactcctaaggaatggaccgtcttagcttaacttccaggccaattgggccaatataataaggctgggccggcgccactcgaccacttacgccactcctagttcagatgaaatccatgactctgaaacgtaaagctcgtccccactttccccaagtagaaacttgttaatACGGTTCCatcaagaagtcgtatctagttggaaaggaaaacttaccgatatttcccaggcgatgcctgttaatggattaacttgttccaagaattttacttcccgagtgttgggtaagtaatcaaaaattcttttatcaagacagcaaccttgttgcgaatataaaacacaccacagagccggatccctcaggttttgagcgagtatttaaatccccttttaaaaaggaagatcttaaatatataaaaaaatgagttttgggatccgctctaatttttgaaaatcattttaaagactcgaaaacactttaaagagtgtttggaataatgctgatttaataaggtaaatcagtctcaatataaaagaaatatctgaatattattatttaaataatattcccataaagaataatcgttataaaaataattgaagtagaagttttaaaactcttacttgaatgaaaattaaataatcaaagatatacttatacaaaagtactatctttatttgaataatcgaaaataagtttgattatcgaaacattattctttaataaaataaagaatatatctcagcaaataatcggagtcatagatcctcaaatgaatattcaaataatattcaataaataaaataagctgagtcataagccctcgaataaatatttgaaataatattcaataaataatataaaggagtcataagtcctcgaatgaatattcaagataatattcattaataaaataaagttatcgaataaaccttattcgattaatagttttgaaaactataaccatatatatataaatatatatatatatatatatatatatatataaaatctactcgggatcctcgactcccggttttagaaaatattttcacctttggatccctatactaagggtatatgcaaattaccgctattctctagcataggtattataaactgaaccaacagatatatatggcaagaatacgaaataggcatgcatatttaccatatcacatgctacaatatatcgcaagaatttgctaatataaccatcatgcatctattacaagataatacatatacaagtgtatacatcacaacaacagtataacgggtagaaaacttgcctgagtgctcccggatagacttaagcttagagtgggtccgataacctatgaacaacaacataagtcggaattaaactccggtcgcttaagaaactagactttaaccatttagagtccttacgttcgctttcgcgcttaacgatttacttaagtcgctcgagtaccctcggctccaccatttttaataaattaaccattacgagttttaaggcgattatttcgcaagtgtcttaccaactgcctattacacctttcataaatgtttcttacctcaattagtcatttaaggtccttaaccaaggtttcaaagtaaggcgaggggtaatggttcggtcgcgaaacgccgttacttaaaacggtcgtttctcctaaaccgtacatcggaatcaaacgaactacatatcaaaacaaagctcgtaacatgaactatctaaacatggcaatggtaaaaacctaacagtgatttcaagggttctgatgttatgaacaaaagcagtctaaagtaaatcggacattacgacggctatatttacgcgatttcccaaatttaaaccattccaaaacaaccacaattcaaccacaaatcaatcatacaaccaaaatccatccaaaacacactccaacagccccaacacctcaagttcttcctatttatgttattctcatcatgaatttaaactatacttaattcctttaacaaatcaacaagattcaacattcataccactaccactacaacccaaactctaaacaaacaagcttcatgcttcacatatactatactactcataaccattcctaaatactcaaaactaaagctagggtttggagtttataccttccttgaagcttttaatccatgaaagatccttggaatgcccatggaagccttaatctaacctcctacaagcttgttctttcaaagaaatcaagaacacaaaaattaatttcaagaaagtactattcaccatcttcttccttgatttatagaaaaagattggcttggaattagaagcctaaacttataggaagtatgtaactatccatggggaagcttagataaataccttgccaaatagtaagtggtggagcttggatcttcatttttgaaaaaaagaagccgagagcttccttgaaaatggaggagtttttgtgttttgtttagtgaaaaatgaaatgtttgcttggttggttgaattttgagttgttttaggttaattacctaattaaccttgattttgtgtggttataattcaaccacacttccttccctcctatgtcatgcttaagtcatcatgtggtgtcatccttccctctttgtcctcttcccattggttggatgacatcatcccctctaatctctttgattaacttcctaattgtttgcctaatgaccgctgatctgttatacggttcgcttaactttcattttcgtttatcgtttgagggatcatacccgggatcttattacttaggttcccttaacctttctcaatatattatattccttttatgatcctctcttataatcctttaatttaaatccttcttatcttgttaccttatactcaattcttttcctatctagtggatttccgggaaaaatcaaagtgttcggaattggattctgacgatctttacatacacttatatgccatatagaatactaataaaatctcagaatatccataacagaacccctacatagtgtggcatgaaaagttttcccattcagcaaaaacactatttataagggtttcaaaaatttccaaaaattggggttattacagtctcccctccttaaaaggattccgtcccggaatcagataggaaatgaatagggatactcacttagcattgcactttctaactctcgagtaaattttcccacattgtggtcccaccaccaaactctgcctagtttgataatccttctcctaagcacttgttccttttcactcgataacccttcctggttgctccatataggttacgtcgggttgcatgtctatgcgctcatatgcccctatttatctggcatctgaattacacttccttaacattgatacgtgaaacacgttacgacctgctacatgttcggggttagggctagctcatatactatcctcccaatacgtcttaatatatccaagggtccaacaattcgtggacttagctttcatttctttccgaacctcatccttcctttccaaggaaatacctataacaacactaggtcccctacttcctattccttgtcctttcgtgtcaaattaacatacttcttatgtccatcttgggttactaccagccgtcctctgattagatctattatatcctttgTCCTCTGGACtgctgcgggtccgagcatcttgcgctctacaacttcatcctaacataagggagatcaacattgtcttccctcaaggatctcaaaaggcgacaactcgataatgacatatgatctattgtcgtaagaaaactcaatccgtgttaagtgatcattccaatttctttcaagtctattgcacagactctcattataacttttagcattaaagctttttcttctcaatacccattcttttccagttcgtaatcgctactaccttccgttcctagtattatactggttatacttttgctcgttagcgttctataaccttttaataatctcgtcaaccttagtatcacgaatgtgtttccattccgaatactaccacaactttattactcctttttcagctgtttttattttccaaaatttgatcaatcatatagtagtaaaggaatttgttgagagatcaccataatcatgaacacttgttctattgcatagttagtacagaaggtggccagcctttagcacttgacaagcaattaaataatagatggtatcctactaggcttctatcacacagatagatagtcattcggcaatacctccccttctggaagggttgttcttctcagtttatatgaaatgaaaagaagagaaaagaacgaattgaagagaattgtatatatgaaaaaaaaatatactgccacaaaatatctggcttggaacctacctctgaactatagaggtttgtcataggagaacaaaacatatatgtatttatatcaacatcaagtattatagcatcgtatctcacatgcctaaatatttttgctattccgtccatcattctatggacccatgctcttcctcgagcttatacccaatcacctttgaaactccctcgatatcgaaaatcgaacctgggatctcattttagacatcatcgttactagaattctatgcttgcaccgcaaccttcctcacatagtaatacgactctcttttcataagagggaaataaatattcaataggtagatactctacttaattagtctatcagtgataacttatacactaccacgacccgattagtggtactcaatctcaacattcattccaatacaactctcatggttgtaatcgactcattactcgcagaatcattgctgcattactatggtccaccactgacctactgtcatcattcactttccatgaaatcttaatatctaaccatacggagtccatacatgtcgtatataATACTCCTAAGGAGgaaacataattaccattcatgattcatgaagaacactctagatcctgatgtacatacatgtcatgaagcagataaaattgcagatgagtttcaatcaaagcaacgatagcaggttaataccattcttaatcatatgccttcaattgaagacttaactcaaaggttcgtttagtcccctttttttttgaaatatggtcctggattactctcaagatagtatcttctgagatagatagcccgctcatggcgattacacgaattaaacctttaccaactactattacggttgggtattgcacagtcatcagaaggaatgtcaatctttcaaaccataatacaacctttacggcttcaaccattatcactgtattcctctggcacgagcgcctgtaattgtcctcttacacttaaagtgtcggccacctctttggcctttcctgatagtaaaatttccttacagtcaatgtgattttaaccaccttcaaataaattttctacctcatttcaatcactgcttatgtgaaaatgcttttctttaatatctgatgagtaaataaataaaaaaaaaatatcaccatttttccataagttattgcctcaatctttagaggttaaccactgtcatgactgactctcaatcatacttagaacatcttttatcttaggccctaattgccctgaacaatttcgacctttactggtttgatccatactttctcgtggtttaacacgtgcccacctggcatcattataattacgtcatatttcctttatcaacatttctattcttgagaatattgaatatttcctttctccttgtaaaacctctaaggttatccttcaatcgttcctcctgtattccctatatacagggcatatcaaaataccatttactaatactagaaccattgtctatatacttctgaaaaatttctccactgattcttaaaggttgctgttaccttaaccctttccaaattatactgtcaaaactcatactgtccctattaagggtgaaatgccaacctttatgcattcccctaggattcattttaagttaccgatgttctatccttaattcctacctttaaaaaaaatacatgcatccttccatggataaatcaagtcatatatccctgataagggtgtcttattcaatcattcccacctcgatagtacatgtctaattccacaataacatctgtattcaaactgaggtcaacccatatggccttcaaaagataacaacggttatccgctttt is a genomic window containing:
- the LOC141714482 gene encoding uncharacterized protein LOC141714482 — translated: MWLKESAFIEEVTTMWKSLPRTHLLPKLFAVSSFMARWGKSFFHKFREKLKLHKSYLSKFVDCIHEVSIQEYLRERDKLNELLFQEEIYCKQRAKLHWLEDGDENTRFFHSYAYTRKRINKITYFYGEVGVRVEDWKGMSEVVRDYFTRLFTREVQEGPDGLNPTFFQKFWSLMGVDVYEYCKSYLESAVLPVPKRGLRQGDLFSPYLFLLCIKGLSNIIDQANRDEERSNVRRDKKQQLSSILGVFSDISDSKYLGFPSLMGRSKKRVFGYLNERSRKKIHPWQTKPISRARKTILIRNVAQAVLSFTISCVLLPKSHCQDLERLFNNYWWSFGKAGNKGINWHS